CTCGACTTGCTTCTGGGATGCCAATGGGGGCACAGGAAGAAACTAGTTCCTCACCGAAATGGGAAACATACCCGAATCAATTCAGCAAATCTCAAGATGGGTCCTCTACCTTTTTTGAACAAGGAAAAACCCTCCATTGGTTAGCCaatacaaaagagaaaagaaagtgcTTATCGGGGACAAAGAAAGGAATTGCCAGGTTAGTGAGTTGGCTGAAGTACCACCCTTTGAAAGCGATGGTGACTATAAAACGGTGCTGCCAGGGAAAGGCAGTTGGCCAAAAATGCTACATTGTACCGCACGAGTGACCAAAGAAAACTCGAACACccatcaaaacaaaagaaaagaaaaaaagaagctaCCGATATTGAGGAAAAATAGTTCTTTTGGGCGAGCGCACGTCTCCATTGGAGTTGATGGTAGGAAAAGGCGCAAGGAAGCGACGTAACCTGCAACGAGGGCGTTGCGGAAATGAATGGGGGATATTGGCACGAGTCGATAGCTTTGTGTCCCTCTTATGATGTCGGGGATTGAACGACCGGTGTCGTCAAGTCCTTTCACACTTGTAAACCTTGAAGTGATGCTTGTTGGTGTCTAACATAGTGAATGAGCGATGCATAAGGTAAGAGTCGACTGGGTCCGTGGGAGTGGTGTCATGACGGTTTTTGCTAGGAGTTCTAGGATTAGATAGAATACATCCCTTAAGAGTTCTGAAGGCGGCCTCCCGTGTACAAATTGATCGGGAGCTGATGCCGCTCTTCTAATGAGGCCATAGTAGGCCGAAACCGGTTGTAGTGCCTAATGTAGTCTGCTATCGCTCGATAGAAAGGATGCCCGAGCTAAGCTGGATGTGGTATGACTTGATACGAGAAAGACATTCGCCTGAGTGTTTCATGAACAACTAAAGAAAAAGGGCTGGCCTGATCTTGCACTGCCCCACGGGCTGTTCCGTGGCCAATGAATTTCTGAGCACACTTGCATGAATGTCTATAGTCATGATAATCGACTCTGTACAGAGCAAATCCAATATCACTACGACCATTACGGATTGAATCAAAATGGCAAACGGCACGCACAACACGATGCCCATCCGATTGCAACTCGTGTCATCAATCAAACAACCACACACAGAAAAGCTTCTTCAGGTTCCACCCAGttccaaaatgtaaaaattttgaaaCCGCAGTAAACAAGCAAGATATTGGCCCAAAACATGCAAGGAGACATAAGCGATCGCGGAGATCATCAAGCACGATCCTTCTCCGCGAACCATCACAGACAAAAACAAACCTCAAGATGACGCGACCCAGCCGTAACACGCACCATCAACTCACCTACGGAGGAAAGACCCTTCAATGACGGAGCTTGCCCCAATCGAAGAAGTCCGATGGCGGACCGAAAGCAATCGTTGAGCAAGGGAGAGAAGATGCTCGTAGGTGACAATGTTCGTGTTTCAAGGGAGTCGTGCGTGTGaatgaaggagaaggaaaaggagaggtagggtttcttgaaaaatagttggacaaaaaaaaatcctattcaTATCTATCCTACTCCACACTATGTTTTTTTATCCGGTATATCTCCTCCATATCCAATTTTATCTTGTCATAGACGGCTACCAAACATAGGATAAAACTCGTCACTTTTATCCGGACAACCAAACGTAGCCTTGAGTTCGATCCAtaacatcttttctttttttagattttaaggctttttttttttttacttttggggtgcatttatttcatgaaaactccatgaaaaaggaaaatgattttcgagaaattattttctaggaaaacaGTCGTTTTCCTTTGGTAATACATGACCTAAAacgttttttggtgtttggttattatttgaaaaataattgcaaTATCATGACTTTAacttatgaaaaaatttaaattttttttttaatttttttaaaaatttattttctttttcttttttcttctacctcGTTGGGCGAGCTCGAAGTCGAGACTTTGCGGCCCATGCCCGTGGCTGGCTACTAGCCCCAACCATCCTCGAGGCCTAGCGGCTGgccgagggaaaaaaaatataaaaatataaaaatattaagattgaaatattgaaaaaatcgagagaaataatttcagaaagtattttcacctttttagaTTGAGGATTCACTTTTCTGATTTTATCCATGAATAGTTTCGTTGATTGAAAAGTGTTCATGGTTGACTTGTTATTTTGGGCGAACCAAACGGGTGACAATTCTAAAAACGAATTCCCGAAGAACACTTTTAATCAAACAAACACCCCTTAAtctaattttcattaaaattaGGAGGAAAACAATGTCGATTTGGTCAGCGTGGCACTCTTTATTAATGTAATGATAACACCTGCATTTTCCATCATTCAAGTTGGACGGAACAAATAAGGAACTTCATTGcacaaattgatcaaattttaaaactggATTGTGTTATGTGAGTAGCTTTAGCACTGTAAATACACTTATTACTGCAATATTTAACCTTGCCATATAGTTTCTTCGATTCCATAGTTGTTATCTCTAAGCACTtaaacttctaaaaaaattgttggGTATTCAATTTGTCATGTATAGATAAAGGCGAAACTGAGAAAGTATCCGTTCTGATGCTCGCCACGTGGCACCTCACTCGCTTTGCCTCTATATTTGCCATATGGCACGATATATGTCCCAGTTTTGCCACGTGGGCACATTTGACCAATAAGTTTTTAGCTTAAGAATTTGTCATCGAGTAGTTTCTATCTCTTattaaatattagaaaataaataaagagaaattaTACATAGATTTTTATCTCTTATtgaattcaaaattgaaaaaaagaaaaaataataaattatgcaCCTCAATCAATGCTAGTAGACTCGCTCTTTGGAACAGTCCTTGCATTTAGGAGGGAAACAACCACCGTCACGcgcctctctcctcctccttcttcttcgctgTTCCTGAGAACAATCGATCACTCATCacacgccgccgccgccgccgccccaacTCAAATCATACCCCACATATatcccgagagagagagagagagagagagagagagagagatatgaatCGGCGACAGCAGAGAGCGATGAAGTGGGCCATCGCGGTGATGGCGGTATGCATATTGTGTTACATAGTCGGTCCCCCACTGCATTGGCACGTGACCGAGGCCCTGGCCTCCGTCCGCCGCCACGGCTCCTCCGTCTCCTGCCCTCCCTGCCGCTGCGATTGCTCTTCTCAGCCGCTCCTCTCTATCGGCGACGGTATTTTTCGCTTCCCCGGTTCCGTTGGTTCCCTCCTGTTGTCTTTTGGTTTCTGTTGATCACTGGctggctttctttttttgtgcgaTGTCGATCCATCGCTCACCTCGGATGACCTCATTGATGTTCCGCGTAATGGATGGAGCTGATGTGGTGGTGTTAGCAATGatctagcaatttttttttttttttttgggtccaaaatgATCTGGCAATTTACGATGTGGTGGTGTTAGAAGATTTTACCTTTACAATGGATTGAACGTGATTGTGTTTAGCTTTGCCTATTATGTCAGCAAGTTGTGTATTTTTATCATGGAAACTGAAGGATAAAGGAGATTGGTTACGCCTTTGCAAGCTTTTCATGTGATTTTTGTGCATCGAGCTTAGATTTCTATAGCTGGTGGAGGTCTAATTAAAAGGGGAAAGGGATGGTATATGTGATACTCAAGTGACAATATTGCCTCAAAACTTTATAAAGGTGGGGCCTTTTAGCCTCTCTACGTGAAGTCATGGAGATGCTTAAAAGATAGCTTGGTCCAAACAGTGCTGGTTATATTTTCTGATTGGGGTGTTTTCTAAGTCGTGGCACCAGTGATCTGCAGCTTTCTTGTCTCGCCCAGAGCGAGTAAaacatatttcatttttatacttttgaaaGTTCCATTGCATTCTTATGTCTATTGTCGAATTGGTtggactgtttttttttctcttttgagctGTTTGGACAATGTTATCTGACCTTCCTGTGCTATGTTTATCTGTTCTGTTGCAGAATTGATCAACAACACCTTCACAGGTTAGTATTCATCACTCGGATAATTCTAGCCATCTTTGGAAGTAGTTTGCTGACTTAATTTTTTGGCTGGTCTGTCATTGGTGGAGTGACTAACTGGAGGGTTGCGTATGCTTCATGCTGACAGATGAATTAGCTGTATTCCTTGGTTGGAGTTCCTTTTATAGAGTGAGCTTATAACCCACCCACTACCCCTTCAAGAGTCGTGGCATGTTGAGTTTTATGGGGTTGTCTCTCCTTGCTAACTTGTTGTCTATATTTTGCCAAAAAAACTAGGTtctttgttcaatatgattttgAGTAATTCTTATTCACTATTGCTttgtaactaatttttttttcaagataatGGTCCTCAACATAGCGTTGACCTCTGACATGTACGGTCTGCTGTTTGATTAGAAACTTGGTCTTCCTTATTTTGTGACAATGTAAAGGATCAGGCATGCCATGCTGAAGATGTGACTGGACTATCAAGGTTTTATGATAGAGGCCTTAACCACCGAGAATCTGTGGATGCTGCTTACACatgccaaatattttttttttgagctatTCTTGAAAAATTGTTGTATGACACAGCTGTATACACGTTACTGCTGAGCTATTTTTTCATGCTATGTTTGGGATGACGCAGAATGTGAGATGGTATGGAACATGACTAAATGTGAATTTCTCTACCTCACCTTTTCACTGCACATTATCTTACCAAGCATAGCAAGCTattagaagaaagaaaatgggaTAAGTGTAGGCACGATAACTGACTGACATGTagagtcttaaaattttatctGCAACAGAGTTGAACTGAAAACACTTGATAAGTTTGCGTACAACATTAGGAtaatctttttcaaattaaatttgaaatgttATGGTTCTGCCACATTGGATGTTTGgtgtacttcttcttcttcttcttggcctAAAAACGTTGACTCGCTCAGTTTAGGCGACTTATGAAGCATAAACTCATACTTTGAACACTGCATAATGCAGGAGATTATATAGCCAACCAGGCTAGACAAGTGCATCTTTGCTAGGCATCATTTATATAGTTCTCATTGGGTGTAGGGTCACTGAGAAGCTGCTCTTTTGGGAGAACTGTGGAGGAAGTCACCATTGCCTACAATTATTAAATATGGCCTCTATACTTTCTGATCTGTGAACTTTGACATCACTCACAATTCGCTATATAGCACTGTAACAGGATGATTAGATGTGGCGATCACTTAGCCAAAACTACCTGATATGTATCAGTCGTAtgaatttgattttgttctttCAAAACAATGCTGGTTAGGACCTGCCTTCATGTAACAGGAGCTATATTCTAAGCTAATCAAAGCATAACATCGGCTAAGGCCATTTAATTCCTTGGTTACATGCAATGGTTGTAGATTGTGTAAAGCATGACCCAGAGGTGAccgaagaaatggaaaagagcTTCACGAACTTGCTAATGGAGGAACTGAGGCTGAGGGAAGCTCAATCCCTGGAGAACCAGCAGCGTGCCGATATAATGCTGTTAGAGGCCAAGAAAATGGCATCTCAATACCAAAAGGAGGCAGACAAGTGCAGTTCTGGGATGGAGACCTGTGAAGAAGCAAGGGAAAGAGCTGAAGGAATATTAGAAGAACAGAGAAGAGTAACTGCTATGTGGGAACTCAGGGCTCGTCAGAGAGGATGGCAAGAAGGGTTCCAATAGGTTTTCTTCTCAGATCAGATTTTTACAAATATATAAGTCAAGCTAAAGAACCATTCTGCAGATTTGATCCTTAAGTATTTTCTGTTTAGGGGTTTACACGGTTATATTAGGATTGCGTATTGGATTAATTCATTCATTCGTTCATTCCTGTACTCATTGTTACACTTCATAAGTTCTACGCAGAGCAGAAGTAGTTGAAAGCCCTGTTGCTTGTCCTACACTTGCTGCCACGAATCTGTTTCCGGAACATGTTTGCTTAAATGTTTTGCTCAAATTTGATTACTCTCTATTTGATTATTCAATGgtctt
The sequence above is drawn from the Rhodamnia argentea isolate NSW1041297 chromosome 9, ASM2092103v1, whole genome shotgun sequence genome and encodes:
- the LOC115742991 gene encoding uncharacterized protein LOC115742991; the protein is MNRRQQRAMKWAIAVMAVCILCYIVGPPLHWHVTEALASVRRHGSSVSCPPCRCDCSSQPLLSIGDELINNTFTDCVKHDPEVTEEMEKSFTNLLMEELRLREAQSLENQQRADIMLLEAKKMASQYQKEADKCSSGMETCEEARERAEGILEEQRRVTAMWELRARQRGWQEGFQ